From the Cryptomeria japonica chromosome 2, Sugi_1.0, whole genome shotgun sequence genome, one window contains:
- the LOC131073216 gene encoding LRR receptor-like serine/threonine-protein kinase GSO1 gives MAWFTAYLPLISVLALAMTLKATPIPRDAESLLALKQSFAAFPLHDWRDRELSNFCNWTGVTCDHFNHSVIALNLQNKAIFGSLPLSFPTFTLLTTLNLSSNSITGAIQSSAFASCSALAFLSLDRNNLTGTFPLSLSNCTALQILDLSMNRLTGSIPSSLSKLSKLKKLIFQYNNFTGPIPNSLSNCTNLVSLDLCYNYLINGTIPAGLGLLTRLQNLCLSGNRLTGPIPAAVISNLTQLRLLGVGLNDMSGPIPSWLGQCPYWISSVWEEVYRKGLLLPFFPFFILSIVNKDSRLLFSAWAISGIRALEFGVYFYVKHLKIATFYRIKIRKQKLTQFYCHSFHFFFYLLLTEIPDCYFLPGLSTIIPPPLGKISSLTLLALYRDSLTGNILKSLGQLSRLTALSVSGNHLTGSLPAELGNLSNLQLGRVYGNSQSGSIPTQFGRLKSLQQFEAQDNNFSGRIPAEMSNCSALGFLRLQGNQLSGGIPPQLCRLRFSVELHLEQNQLSGTTPGSLSNCTNLQDLSLSYNLLHGYGDDAESNLGRTYSRKDTDLEHVLENRTWRGSGNEVPSS, from the exons ATGGCCTGGTTTACAGCTTACCTGCCTCTCATTTCAGttctggcactggcaatgacttTAAAGGCAACACCCATCCCACGGGATGCGGAGTCACTTTTGGCTCTCAAACAGAGCTTTGCTGCCTTTCCTCTCCACGATTGGCGAGACCGAGAGCTCTCTAACTTCTGCAATTGGACGGGCGTCACCTGTGACCACTTTAATCACAGCGTAATCGCACTCAATCTGCAAAACAAGGCCATCTTTGGCTCGTTACCGCTTAGCTTCCCCACCTTTACCCTTCTCACAACGCTGAATCTTTCCTCTAATTCTATAACCGGTGCAATCCAATCCTCTGCCTTCGCCTCCTGTTCTGCTCTAGCTTTTCTTTCTCTCGACCGCAACAATCTCACCGGCACATTTCCCTTATCTCTCTCTAACTGCACCGCGCTTCAAATCCTCGACCTGTCTATGAACAGGCTTACCGGTTCCATACCTTCTAGCCTCTCAAAGTTGTCCAAGCTAAAGAAGCTAATATTCCAATACAACAATTTCACAGGTCCAATACCTAATTCTCTGTCAAACTGTACCAATCTAGTATCGCTGGATTTGTGTTATAACTATTTAATCAACGGAACCATACCCGCTGGGCTCGGCCTTCTCACGAGACTACAAAATCTGTGTTTAAGCGGTAACCGTCTCACCGGTCCGATACCCGCAGCCGTAATCTCCAATCTGACACAGCTCCGACTATTAGGGGTGGGACTCAACGATATGAGTGGTCCAATTCCTTCATGGCTCGGCCAATGCCCTTACTGGATCAGCTCTGTGTGGGAGGAAGTCTATAGGAAGGGACTATT attgccattctttccattctttattctatCTATTGTTAACAAagattccagattgttattttctgcCTGGGCTATCAGTGGTATCCGAGCTTTGGAGTTTGGAGTATATTTTTATGTGAAGCATCTGAAGATTGCAACTTTCTACAGAATCAAAATACGGAAACAAAAATTGACTCAg tttt attgccattctttccatttttttttctATCTGCTACTAacagagattccagattgttattttctgcCTGGGCTATCAACTATTATTCCTCCTCCTCTTGGAAAAATATCATCTCTCACTCTTTTAGCCTTGTACAGGGATTCCCTCACCGGTAATATTCTTAAATCCCTAGGCCAACTTTCACGCCTGACCGCATTGAGCGTCTCGGGTAATCACCTGACAGGCTCTCTTCCGGCTGAGTTGGGGAATCTTTCAAATCTACAACTTGGACGGGTATATGGAAATTCACAAAGTGGTAGCATTCCGACACAGTTTGGCCGACTAAAATCCCTTCAACAATTTGAAGCACAGGACAATAATTTCAGCGGAAGGATTCCAGCAGAGATGAGCAACTGTTCGGCGTTGGGGTTTCTGAGACTGCAGGGCAATCAGCTTAGCGGGGGCATACCTCCACAGCTTTGTCGCCTACGCTTCTCAGTGGAACTACATTTGGAGCAAAATCAATTGTCAGGAACGACACCGGGATCCCTTTCAAACTGTACCAATCTTCAGGATCTGTCTCTCAGCTATAATCTTCTACACGGTTATGGAGATGATGCCGAATCGAACCTTGGCCGAACATATTCAAGAAAAGACACTGACCTGGAGCATGTGCTTGAGAATCGCACGTGGCGTGGCTCAGGGAATGAAGTACCTTCATCGTGA